The following proteins come from a genomic window of Malus domestica chromosome 02, GDT2T_hap1:
- the LOC103418256 gene encoding small ribosomal subunit protein eS30z/eS30y/eS30x yields MGKVHGSLARAGKVRGQTPKVAKQDKKKKPRGRAHKRLQYNRRFVTAVVGFGKKRGPNSSEK; encoded by the exons ATGG GAAAGGTCCACGGTTCTTTGGCTCGTGCCGGTAAGGTGAGAGGCCAAACTCCCAAAGTGGCCAAGCaggacaagaagaagaagccccGCGGCCGCGCCCACAAGCGCCTGCAATACAACCGCCGTTTCGTCACCGCTG TGGTTGGCTTCGGAAAGAAGAGGGGACCCAACTCGTCTGAGAAGTAG
- the LOC103455789 gene encoding lysine histidine transporter-like 8 produces MSREANEISSAPITPRPEAGAPKPPVAPQPAVSCPPSQYNSPSLSRSPLLDGVSDQPAAGGAVVPASKTPKGSRTPAGIRTPRRSLTPFMTPIGSPVRKALKMTRLDPQDAWLPITESRNGNQYYAAFHTLCSGIGIQALVLPVAFTILGWSWGIICLTLAFIWQSYTLWILVHLHENVETGVRYSRYMQLFSLTYGDKIANWLGMFPIMYLSGGTCVALIVIGGGTSKLFFQTLCGAACTSKPLTTVEWFLVFTCAAVLLSLLPNLNSIAGVSLIGAITAVGYCTAIWVVSVSEGRLPGVSYDPIRAPNDVDGVFSVLNALGIIAFAFRGHNLILEIQATMPSSEKHPSHVPMWRGVKVSYSIIAACLFPLAIGGYWAYGHLIPANGGMLPAVFQFHSRDVSQSVLAFISLFVVINALCSFQIYGMPMFDHMESQYTSRKKAPLPWWLRCISRAMFGFGVFFVAVAIPFLGSVAGLVGGISLPVTLAYPCFMWIKINKPKKYSPMWWLNWSLGILGIALSLVLIAAGIYVVIQTGIKVQFFKPH; encoded by the exons atgagtAGAGAAGCAAACGAGATTAGCTCAGCTCCTATAACACCGAGGCCGGAAGCTGGGGCTCCAAAGCCACCGGTGGCACCACAGCCTGCGGTGTCTTGCCCGCCTTCGCAGTACAACTCACCGTCTTTGTCTAGGTCACCGCTTCTTGATGGAGTCTCAGATCAACCAGCTGCGGGAGGAGCCGTTGTGCCGGCCAGCAAGACCCCCAAGGGCTCAAGAACCCCAGCTGGTATAAGGACTCCAAGGAGGTCTTTGACTCCATTCATGACTCCCATTGGTAGCCCTGTCAGGAAGGCTTTAAAGATGACTAGGCTTGATCCTCAGGATGCTTGGCTTCCCATCACTGAGTCTAGAAATGGCAACCAGTACTATGCTGCCTTCCACACTCTTTGTTCTGGGATTGGTATCCAAGCTTTGGTGCTTCCTGTTGCTTTCACAATTCTTGGCTG GTCTTGGGGTATAATATGTTTGACTCTAGCATTCATATGGCAAAGTTACACCCTATGGATACTGGTTCATCTCCACGAGAATGTAGAAACTGGAGTACGTTACAGCAGATACATGCAGCTCTTTAGTCTCACCTATG GTGACAAAATTGCAAATTGGCTAGGGATGTTTCCGATCATGTATCTATCTGGAGGCACCTGCGTGGCCTTGATAGTGATTGGTGGAGGCACTTCCAAGCTCTTCTTCCAAACTTTATGTGGGGCCGCATGCACTTCTAAGCCATTGACAACAGTTGAATGGTTCTTGGTGTTCACATGTGCTGCTGTGCTGCTATCTCTCCTGCCAAACTTGAACTCCATAGCTGGAGTTTCACTGATTGGAGCTATCACTGCGGTTGGGTACTGCACAGCGATTTGGGTGGTTTCTGTATCAGAAGGCAGGCTTCCTGGAGTTTCATATGATCCCATTAGAGCTCCGAATGATGTGGATGGGGTGTTTAGTGTGCTCAATGCCCTTGGGATCATTGCTTTTGCCTTCAGAGGTCACAATCTTATCCTTGAGATTCAG GCCACCATGCCTTCCAGTGAGAAACATCCCTCACATGTGCCCATGTGGAGAGGAGTGAAGGTGTCCTATTCAATCATTGCTGCATGCTTGTTTCCCCTTGCAATTGGAGGCTACTGGGCTTATGGTCACTTG ATACCAGCAAATGGAGGAATGCTTCCAGCTGTGTTCCAGTTCCATTCAAGAGATGTGTCACAATCCGTACTAGCGTTCATAAGCTTGTTTGTGGTGATAAATGCACTGTGCTCGTTCCAAATCTACGGCATGCCAATGTTTGACCACATGGAGTCCCAATACACAAGCAGAAAGAAAGCTCCACTTCCATGGTGGCTGAGGTGCATTTCTAGGGCAATGTTTGGGTTCGGTGTCTTCTTCGTCGCCGTGGCAATTCCATTTTTGGGAAGTGTGGCTGGTTTGGTTGGAGGCATATCACTGCCTGTGACTTTGGCATATCCTTGTTTCATGTGGATCAAGATTAACAAGCCTAAGAAGTATAGTCCTATGTGGTGGCTAAATTGGTCTCTTGGGATTTTGGGGATCGCTTTGAGTTTGGTTTTGATTGCAGCTGGAATATATGTTGTGATTCAAACTGGGATTAAAGTCCAATTCTTCAAGCCTCACTAA
- the LOC103455778 gene encoding protein S-acyltransferase 10-like, producing the protein MTSVNICRDSLCRPFERCSRLLPCLADPARRSALGLKVALVMLHLIYPGLIFLFDGGLIEKTKKEPWYTAIYLTLYVVTLIQYFVTSGSSPGFVVDAMRTVNESNTIFRKASGISKQPAPSKIGSVVVTVERNQLGRSLLGNNATSWTKLVMDLYPPGTSVRSLTCSYCNVEQPPRSKHCHDCNKCVLQFDHHCVWLGTCIGVGNHCKFWWYICEETALCLWTAVLYITYLKANISVAWWKDAIVILLLVILSIIMIFLLLLLIFHSYLVLTNQTTYELVRRRRIPYLRGVPERVYPFSKGACRNLYEFCCIRSSNYRMEPLPTAQQLEEKSRPYTCCDVVTCRCC; encoded by the exons ATGACGAGCGTGAACATCTGCCGGGACTCGTTGTGTCGACCATTTGAGCGATGCTCCCGCTTGCTTCCCTGTCTCGCCGATCCCG CTCGGAGGTCTGCTTTGGGATTAAAAGTTGCATTGGTGATGCTACATCTAATATACCCCGGCTTGATTTTTCTGTTTGATGGAGGTTTGATTGAGAAAACTAAAAAGGAACCATG GTATACTGCTATATATTTGACTCTCTATGTTGTGACATTGATTCAATACTTTGTTACCTCCGGTTCTTCTCCTGG CTTTGTCGTGGATGCAATGAGGACTGTCAATGAGTCAAATACAATATTCAGAAAAGCATCAGGAATCTCAAA ACAGCCTGCTCCAAGCAAAATTGGCAGTGTGGTTGTGACAGTGGAACGGAATCAGTTGGgaagaagtcttctgggaaATAATGCAACATCTTGGACCAAACTTGTGATGGACTTGTATCCACCTGGAACGTCTGTTAG AAGTTTGACTTGCTCGTACTGTAATGTTGAGCAG CCCCCGAGATCAAAGCACTGTCATGATTGTAACAAATGTGTTCTTCAGTTCGATCATCATTGTGTTTGGCTCGGAACATGCATTGGTGTGGgtaatcattgtaaattttg GTGGTACATTTGTGAAGAGACAGCACTGTGCCTGTGGACCGCCGTCCTATACATCACATACCTGAAGGCTAATATATCAGTCGCTTG GTGGAAGGATGCAATTGTGATATTGCTGCTGGTTATTTTGTCAATTATCATGATCTTTCTGCTGCTCCTGCTGATATTTCATAG TTATCTAGTTCTGACCAATCAGACTACTTATGAGCTTGTAAGACGAAGGCGCATCCCATATTTaag AGGAGTACCCGAGAGAGTTTATCCTTTCAGTAAAGGAGCATGCAGAAATTTATACGAGTTTTGCTGCATTCGAAGCAGTAATTACAGAATGGAACCATTACCAACAGCACAGCAACTTGAAGAAAAGTCTAGACCTTACACCTGTTGTGATGTTGTAACCTGTCGTTGTTGCTGA
- the LOC103418282 gene encoding GDSL esterase/lipase At5g55050-like: MAQSLISVLSLWLVVFLGCIGLLECSQPTLPAIYVFGDSTVDVGTNQYLPKAEARADHPFYGIDFPHSTATGRFSNGLNIVDYLAKFLGFELSPPPFLSLLDKKEGIYGKIILLSKGVNFASGGSGILDETGKRKWGNVVALGDQVQQFARVHDIISKLQGEGGLANISKSFFLISVGSNDILEHFLTNQSTSAKLNIATLMSTYESRLRNLIDLGAKRFGIISVPPVGCVPLVLNSTQDGSCSEPVNQYAILFYKALQGVLLKLSAECQEMKYALADAYTMTTLIIKDPKQFGFEEATKACCGKGNFNAEPCTPESDLCKDRDVYLFWDQYHPTQAASHLAAQTLHAGGGFVAPMTFGQLASLA, encoded by the exons ATGGCTCAGAGTCTGATATCAGTACTTTCTCTTTGGCTCGTTGTATTTCTGGGTTGCATTGGTTTGCTTGAATGTTCTCAACCAACTTTGCCTGCCATTTACGTGTTTGGTGACTCCACAGTAGATGTTGGAACTAACCAGTACTTGCCTAAAGCTGAAGCAAGGGCCGACCACCCTTTTTATGGGATTGATTTTCCTCACTCTACAGCGACGGGAAGATTTAGCAACGGCTTGAATATTGTTGATTATCTTG CCAAGTTTCTGGGTTTCGAGCTGAGTCCGCcaccttttctctctcttttggaCAAGAAGGAGGGAATTTACGGGAAGATCATTTTGCTAAGTAAAGGAGTCAATTTCGCTTCCGGAGGTTCAGGAATTCTGGATGAAACTGGAAAACGAAAGTGG GGAAATGTCGTCGCCCTTGGAGATCAGGTCCAGCAGTTTGCAAGAGTACATGACATTATATCAAAATTACAGGGTGAGGGTGGATTGGCTAATATATCAAAGTCTTTCTTCCTCATCAGCGTCGGAAGCAATGATATCCTCGAACATTTTCTTACTAACCAATCTACTTCTGCAAAACTGAATATCGCCACTCTCATGTCCACTTATGAAAGTCGATTAAGG AACCTAATTGACCTTGGAGCCAAAAGATTTGGGATTATTAGTGTTCCCCCAGTTGGTTGCGTCCCATTGGTGCTTAATTCTACTCAAGATGGTAGCTGTTCTGAGCCCGTGAATCAATATGCCATATTGTTTTATAAGGCACTTCAAGGAGTCTTGCTGAAGTTAAGCGCAGAATGCCAAGAGATGAAATATGCACTTGCAGATGCATATACAATGACCACACTCATCATAAAAGACCCTAAACAATTTG GGTTTGAGGAGGCGACAAAAGCTTGTTGTGGAAAAGGAAATTTTAATGCAGAGCCATGCACACCAGAATCGGATTTGTGTAAAGATCGCGATGTCTACTTGTTCTGGGATCAATACCATCCAACACAAGCTGCGTCTCATCTTGCAGCTCAaactcttcatgctggtggtgGATTCGTGGCACCCATGACTTTTGGTCAATTGGCCTCACTTGCATGA